From the Xyrauchen texanus isolate HMW12.3.18 chromosome 49, RBS_HiC_50CHRs, whole genome shotgun sequence genome, one window contains:
- the LOC127640143 gene encoding uncharacterized protein LOC127640143 isoform X1, giving the protein MSFTVSLSRQRKTGHTLISPEDVKMFLHTVLRQPARYFFPIWMRFLVWVENSRNVLRLQKNAELKPSLPKLWRSRSCTNRTVRLWERW; this is encoded by the exons ATGTCCTTTACCGTCTCACTGTCACGTCAGAGGAAGACAGGACACACGCTGATCTCGCCGGAGGATGTAAAGATGTTCCTCCACACCGTCCTCCGTCAGCCAGCAAG ATATTTTTTTCCGATCTGGATGAGATTCCTGGTTTGGGTGGAGAACTCGAGGAACGTGTTGAGACTTCAGAAGAACGCCGAGCTCAAGCCATCACTACCAAAGCTGTGGAGATCGAGAAG TTGTACAAACAGGACTGTGAGACTTTGGGAACGGTGGTGA
- the LOC127640143 gene encoding periphilin-1-like isoform X2: MSRFGLTPLYKQDCETLGTVVKMLIATGPTLERKLLSALKKNLVDIRERSLENFRQFISEDILKTDQSAKRNLDP; the protein is encoded by the exons ATGAGTCGCTTTGGATTGACGCCA TTGTACAAACAGGACTGTGAGACTTTGGGAACGGTGGTGAAGATGCTGATAGCCACAGGTCCGACTCTTGAACGGAAACTTCTGTCGGCGCTGAAAAAGAACCTGGTTGACATCAGAGAACGAAGCCTGGAGAACTTCCGCCAGTTCATCTCTGAGGACATCCTTAAAACCGACCAGAGTGCCAAACGTAACCTCGATCCATAA
- the prickle1a gene encoding prickle-like protein 1a: MNLEKSGGFHNAVRQLDMESKVNKLTFGVQRSSTSDDDSGCALEEYTWVPPGLRPDQVQLYFSCLPEDKVPYVNSPGEKHRIKQLLYQLPPHDNEVRYCQSLSEEEKKELHMFSVQRKKEALGRGTLKLLPQTLHHATCEHCSESIGGGEMVVFASRARPGQCWHPACFSCSTCNELVVDLIYFYHDGNIHCGRHHAELLKPRCSACDEIIFADECTEAEGRHWHMKHFACFECETVLGGQRYIMKDGRPYCCGCFESLYAEYCDACGEHIGVDHAQMTHDGLHWHATDACFSCAQCKTSLLGCPFLPKQGRIYCSRDCSMGDDIQASDSSDSAFQSGRSRESRRNVRMEKSSRSADQCRQSLLFSPAANYKFPGLTGNADDTLSNKLSQLSFADNQFWRNREEQEAVEDHEDWAEHDDYMTQLLLKFGEHGMFQQPEDGRPTDLWMTDSEVKNQTESRVSGSVGNGNLASKKYKADMHWAQSQDGLGDSAYGSHPGPASSRKLQELDQEHGASFKHEDKQWYNDSLECITDELEQAEHNVRDSMDSLALSNITGTSIDGDMKDKPLLYSLQKFSGLQNENCDNMSNMGTLNSSMLHRSTNSLKSLTSELERVDLIEQEGLEQVVPIPEDRPKPPHVPVLRRAKSQSKPQQVKFSDDVVDNGRYDDLVVRPAPMSERTRRRSYRFDEQDQHSHRHHHRRRRSRKSRSDNTLNILPKEKASRSFKEAHRQCQPSTNACYGHADSDRLPNQAADRFLSLYGDEDDWCSTCSSSSSESEEEGFFLGQPIPQPRQPRYQYYADELPFGTRTKSKQKRGRKGKNCIIS, translated from the exons ATGAACTTGGAAAAATCTGGTGGTTTCCACAACGCCGTGAGGCAGCTGGACATGGAGTCGAAGGTCAACAAGCTCACGTTTGGTGTCCAGCGGAGCTCCACGTCAGACGATGACTCCGGCTGTGCTTTGGAGGAATACACATGGGTGCCGCCAGGACTGCGACCAGATCAG GTCCAGCTCTACTTCTCTTGCCTACCTGAGGACAAAGTCCCTTATGTGAACAGCCCCGGGGAGAAACACCGCATCAAACAGCTCCTGTACCAGCTGCCTCCTCATGACAACGAG GTGCGATACTGCCAGTCCCTCAGTGAAGAAGAGAAGAAGGAGCTTCACATGTTCAGCGTTCAGAGAAAGAAGGAAGCTCTCGGGCGAGGAACCCTGAAACTGCTGCCACAGACTCTGCATCATGCCACCTGTGAACAT TGCTCGGAGAGCATCGGTGGAGGGGAGATGGTGGTGTTTGCTTCACGAGCGAGACCTGGACAGTGTTGGCATCCAGCGTGCTTCAGCTGCTCCACCTGCAATGAGCTGGTGGTGGATCTCATTTACTTCTACCACGACGGGAATATCCACTGCGGTCGACATCACGCTGAACTGTTAAAGCCGCGCTGTTCCGCCTGCGATGAG ATTATTTTTGCGGACGAATGCACGGAGGCAGAGGGTCGGCACTGGCATATGAAGCACTTTGCCTGCTTCGAATGCGAGACCGTCCTGGGTGGTCAACGGTACATCATGAAGGACGGTCGGCCATACTGTTGTGGTTGCTTTGAGTCTCTGTACGCCGAATACTGCGACGCCTGTGGGGAACACATTG GAGTGGACCATGCCCAAATGACGCATGATGGTCTTCATTGGCACGCCACCGACGCTTGCTTCAGCTGTGCTCAGTGCAAGACGTCCTTGCTCGGTTGTCCGTTTTTACCCAAACAAGGCAGAATATATTGTTCCAGGGACTGCAGCATGGGTGACGACATTCAGGCCTCTGATTCTTCCGATTCAGCATTTCAGTCCGGAAGATCTCGAGAGTCACGGCGCAATGTGAGGATGGAAAAAAGTAGTCGCTCTGCAGATCAATGTCGacagtctcttctcttctctccggCGGCCAACTATAAGTTCCCCGGACTCACGGGCAACGCTGATGACACCTTGTCCAACAAGCTGTCCCAGTTGAGCTTTGCAGACAACCAGTTTTGGAGAAACCGAGAGGAGCAAGAAGCGGTGGAAGACCACGAGGATTGGGCTGAGCATGATGACTACATGACCCAACTCCTCCTCAAGTTTGGAGAACATGGCATGTTCCAGCAGCCAGAGGACGGCAGGCCAACTGACCTCTGGATGACCGACTCTGAGGTCAAAAACCAGACCGAGTCAAGGGTGTCTGGTAGTGTTGGGAACGGGAACCTGGCCAGTAAAAAGTACAAGGCGGACATGCACTGGGCACAGTCCCAGGATGGCCTGGGCGATTCCGCCTACGGTAGTCACCCTGGACCTGCGAGCAGCAGAAAACTCCAGGAGCTGGATCAAGAGCATGGAGCCAGCTTTAAACATGAAGATAAACAGTGGTATAATGACTCGCTGGAGTGCATCACGGATGAACTTGAACAAGCCGAGCACAACGTCAGAGACTCGATGGATTCCTTGGCGCTCTCCAACATCACAG GTACTTCCATCGATGGGGATATGAAAGACAAACCATTGCTCTACTCTCTCCAAAAGTTCTCTGGGCTTCAAAATGAGAACTGCGATAACATGAGCAACATGGGAACGCTGAACTCCTCAATGCTGCACAGAAGCACCAACTCCCTCAAGAGCCTCACGTCTGAGCTGGAGCGTGTGGATCTCATTGAACAGGAGGGCCTGGAGCAGGTGGTCCCAATCCCAGAGGACAGGCCCAAACCGCCTCATGTACCCGTTTTAAGAAGGGCCAAGTCCCAGTCCAAACCGCAGCAGGTGAAGTTCTCAGATGATGTGGTAGATAATGGACGGTATGACGACTTGGTGGTACGACCGGCTCCCATGAGTGAACGCACACGTAGGCGATCGTATCGGTTTGACGAGCAAGACCAGCACAGTCATCGGCATCACCACAGGCGACGCAGGAGTCGAAAATCTCGCTCGGATAACACACTTAACATTTTGCCCAAAGAAAAGGCTTCAAGGAGCTTCAAAGAGGCCCATCGGCAGTGTCAGCCAAGTACAAACGCCTGCTATGGACACGCTGATTCCGACAGATTGCCCAACCAGGCTGCGGACCGGTTTCTTTCTCTGTATGGTGATGAAGATGATTGGTGCTCTACCTGTTCCTCTTCATCGTCTGAATCAGAGGAGGAAGGCTTTTTCTTGGGTCAGCCAATTCCCCAACCAAGACAACCTCGGTACCAGTATTACGCCGACGAACTTCCCTTCGGCACACGGACAAAGTCCAAACAGAAGCGAGGACGAAAGGGCAAAAACTGCATCATTTCGTAG